Below is a window of Lacrimispora xylanolytica DNA.
CACCATAGAAAAAAAGGGAAAGAAATTGTAACATACCGGTTACAAGGATTTCCTTCCCTTTTCCTGATTATTTCGTTTTCCTGTTGAATTTAGAAATCACCAATGTGATAAAGACAAGAAGATAGGTTAATGCCAGGAGTAAAAGGTACCGGTCCCATTGAAGCATTAGAAACCCCAATGCAGCCAGGAAGCTGAGTAAGAAGGTAAGATTTGTTTTTCGTACAAATTCTTGATTCTCCTCCTCATCCACTGGTCGGTTTGGATGGTTATAGGATCCGGTAAGTTTAATAGCTGTCAATAAAACAAGAAATAGGATAAAAGAAACAGGGGCACTTAAATGAATATACTTTACAAGGAACAAAATCGTCGTC
It encodes the following:
- a CDS encoding accessory gene regulator B family protein, with amino-acid sequence MERLSIVFTNYIMKKGVIPKENYDIYLYGFQSFLELFLNFICSVIIAVVLHMEIECLLFFLFFIPLRSFNGGLHLESYYSCLVFSCMTMTTILFLVKYIHLSAPVSFILFLVLLTAIKLTGSYNHPNRPVDEEENQEFVRKTNLTFLLSFLAALGFLMLQWDRYLLLLALTYLLVFITLVISKFNRKTK